The DNA sequence ATTATGTTCATCCAAGCTCTGATACAAAGCTTCAGCCTCGTCTATTTTACCTGCAACGATCAGGCCTTGGATGACCATCTTGTGTGTAACGGAAGTGGGCTTCACACCTCTCTCTTCCATTAGTTTTAAAATACCAGACGCATTCTGTGCATTCCTAACGAATCCACCCACGAGTACGTTGAAAGTAACGATATCTGGTGGTCTCCCTTTGGCTTCCATCTCCATAACCAAGTCAATTGCTTCTGAACATCTACCCTGTTGACAGCAACCACCTATCAAAGTCGTGTAGTTGACAACATCAGGAGCTATCCCTTCACATATCATTCCCCGGAAGAGTTTAATAGCTTCGTCTACTCTGCCGAGCTTTATCAAAGCTTCAAAGGCGACGTTGTAGCAGAACCTATCAAGCGGAATGTTACGGTTTCTAAATTCTACAAACTGATCGAAAGCCTCCGAAAACTTCCCCATCTGACAACAGCACTGAAGGATGGAGCTTGCGATCACAGGGTTTATGATCCTCTTCCCTTGCTTGGCCCCTTTATCGACAATGAAACGCAGAGCTTTAGAGAAACTCATGTTCTTGCGATGCCCTTCCATTACAGCTGAGTAAAGAGACACGTCCGGATCAATCCCACATCCCTCCATGTCGAGAAGAGCGCTCTCAGCTTCTTCCAACTTCATCTCATTGCACAAACCCCGGATCACTCTGCTATACGCCACTGCGAGATCACTCCCATCCACCACCAGTATGTCTGCATCCCTCAGTGGTCTGAGTAGAGTATAAGCTTCAAGCGACATCTCATTCACGCAGAGCCCTTCGATGAAATCCATATAGAAAAAACAATGCCTCCTCCTCGTCTCTAAGCTCAACAACTTGCTAAGAAGCTTCTCCACTCCTTCGCTATCTCCCTTCCTACGCAACGCCTGAACCACAACGACATAAGCACCCGCATCCGCATCCCACCTCAACTCCTCTATCTCCCGGAAAAGATAAACAGCTTCCTCAAACATCTCAATCTCAGCGTAAGCCTTAACCAACGCACTAGAGACTCTACTCAACAACAAAAAAGCCAACTTCTCATCACCCTCTTCAGCTTCTCCAACTGCATTCAACAAATCAGCAAAACTAAACCCACGCCCTTGGTCTCCTTTTCTAATGAGCCCCACGAACAAACAACTCAGT is a window from the Raphanus sativus cultivar WK10039 unplaced genomic scaffold, ASM80110v3 Scaffold3680, whole genome shotgun sequence genome containing:
- the LOC130506801 gene encoding putative pentatricopeptide repeat-containing protein At1g13800, with product MRLFPIPLLSHVRGLVRRAPSPRMYAVPALACTNSTISHSEEQTKEGNFEVVKSLELNEVGVLRVLTTMRDDPYLALSFLKRIEGNEGASLPSVSAYAAVVRIVCSWSLDEKLSCLFVGLIRKGDQGRGFSFADLLNAVGEAEEGDEKLAFLLLSRVSSALVKAYAEIEMFEEAVYLFREIEELRWDADAGAYVVVVQALRRKGDSEGVEKLLSKLLSLETRRRHCFFYMDFIEGLCVNEMSLEAYTLLRPLRDADILVVDGSDLAVAYSRVIRGLCNEMKLEEAESALLDMEGCGIDPDVSLYSAVMEGHRKNMSFSKALRFIVDKGAKQGKRIINPVIASSILQCCCQMGKFSEAFDQFVEFRNRNIPLDRFCYNVAFEALIKLGRVDEAIKLFRGMICEGIAPDVVNYTTLIGGCCQQGRCSEAIDLVMEMEAKGRPPDIVTFNVLVGGFVRNAQNASGILKLMEERGVKPTSVTHKMVIQGLIVAGKIDEAEALYQSLDE